The genomic DNA TTTTACAAAAGCTAAGGATTAAACTAGGCTTACAAGTTATCATTTTATTACTCATAAGTTCAGGTTTATCATTTACAGTAGAAAGTTTACAAGTATTTCTTCCTTCTCGCAGTCCTACCCCAGCAGATATTGTTAATAATACTTTAGGAGGATGTTTAGGCTTATTAAGTTTTTATATCTGGAATTATCAATTTTTAAATAATAGTGTTTCTCAATTTAAATCTAGGAGTTCAAAATTATCTAATCAACATATTACATTATTTATTCTGTCCTATGTATCTTTGACATTAATAATTTCTATTTTCTGGCAAAGTACCACTAATTTAAGTAATTGGAACTTAAACTTTCCCCTCTTGCTTGGGAATGAAGCTGTTGGTAACAGACCTTGGCGGGGATATATATCTAATATTTATATCACTGATCAGGCAATATCTACCTATGAAGCTAGAGCAGCTTTATCTAATGATAATTACTTTTCGAGTTTGGGATCTACTTTAGTAGCTAATTATCAGTTAAATGGTAGTTGTTGTTATCAAGATCAAGCAGGAAATTTACCAAAGTTAATCTGGCAGGGAAAACCCCAGATTATTAATAAAGGTCAAGGCGTTTTTATTAGTTCTAATCAATGGCTAAAAACTGGAGTATCTGTAAAACAACTGAGTCAAAGAATCAGTGAGAAATCAGAATTTACTATCAGTACCACTCTTGCAACTGATAATATTCAACAAACTGGCCCAGCTAGAATTATATCAATTTCTGGTGATGTTTTACAGCGTAATTTGACTATTTCACAACATAAAAGTTCTCTAGAATTAAGGCTAAGAACACCCTTAACAGGAGAGAATGGCGCAGATTTACAAATAAAAATACCAGGTGTTTTTACAGATACAAAATTCCATCAAATTATTATCACCTATGCTAGAGGTACTTTTCAAATTTATATAGATAACTTAGAACGTTTTTATTCA from Okeanomitos corallinicola TIOX110 includes the following:
- a CDS encoding VanZ family protein, whose protein sequence is MLNDFFVKFSRKFKVYLLDIIFVFASTLVIFIATLSPFNFHFYNSFNITNFWVSFNNSSSFQDQLNNVLLFMPFGFCGANLLQKLRIKLGLQVIILLLISSGLSFTVESLQVFLPSRSPTPADIVNNTLGGCLGLLSFYIWNYQFLNNSVSQFKSRSSKLSNQHITLFILSYVSLTLIISIFWQSTTNLSNWNLNFPLLLGNEAVGNRPWRGYISNIYITDQAISTYEARAALSNDNYFSSLGSTLVANYQLNGSCCYQDQAGNLPKLIWQGKPQIINKGQGVFISSNQWLKTGVSVKQLSQRISEKSEFTISTTLATDNIQQTGPARIISISGDVLQRNLTISQHKSSLELRLRTPLTGENGADLQIKIPGVFTDTKFHQIIITYARGTFQIYIDNLERFYSLNLLALIPFYQKLFYYAITFIPLGTGLAILNLFTQNRVRFSRIFIPIGILLPSTFLEMILMKESNKSLSWTSLFMGIFFTAVTMLIFMIRGRYLNSRS